In Pyrus communis chromosome 1, drPyrComm1.1, whole genome shotgun sequence, the following are encoded in one genomic region:
- the LOC137714249 gene encoding bifunctional 3-dehydroquinate dehydratase/shikimate dehydrogenase, chloroplastic-like, with amino-acid sequence MQSHHITLDSSSSAAGSDGLEVKCNGMRARNSTLLCVPIMAETVDQMVIDMGEAKAVGADLVEIRLDCLKVFNHNQDLKRLVKECPLPTLFSYRPIWEGGQYDGDEKTRLDALRLAIELGADYIDVELQVAREFIDSINGKKPETLKVIVSSHNFQDTPSVEALGNLVARIQASGADIVKIATTSLDITDVARTFQITVHSQVPFIGLVLGERGLISRILSAKFGGYLTYGTLESGIVSAPTQPTVKDLLHLYNFRQIGPDTKVFGVISKPVSHSKSPKLYNEVFNSVGFNGVYAHLLVDDIAKFFQTYSCMDFAGFSVGIPHKEAAVKCCDEVDPVAKSIGAINCIIRRPTDGKLYGFNTDYVGAISAIEEGLKGSPNAGSVTGSPLAGRLFVVIGAGGASKALAYGAKQKGARILIANRTYDRARELADTVGGDAVSLADLGNIPPEDGMILANTTSIGMQPNVGDTPLSKHALKYYSLVFDAIYTPKMTRLLREAEECGVTIVSGLEMFIGQAYEQFEKFTGLPAPKKLFRKVMENHS; translated from the exons ATGCAATCTCATCACATTACG cttgattcttcttcttctgctgctgGTTCTGATGGACTGGAAGTGAAATGTAACGGGATGAGGGCGAGGAACTCGACCTTACTTTGTGTTCCGATAATGGCTGAGACTGTCGATCAGATGGTGATCGATATGGGCGAGGCAAAAGCCGTTGGTGCTGACCTTGTGGAGATTCGATTGGATTGTTTGAAGGTTTTCAATCACAATCAAGATCTCAAGCGTCTAGTGAAAGAGTGCCCTTTGCCGACACTTTTCAGTTATAG GCCAATATGGGAAGGTGGCCAGTATGATGGTGATGAAAAAACTCGACTGGATGCACTTCGATTAGCGATAGAGCTCGGAGCTGATTACATTGATGTCGAGCTTCAG GTTGCTCGTGAATTCATCGACTCTATAAATGGAAAGAAGCCAGAAACTTTGAAAGTCATTGTTTCTTCTCACAACTTTCAAGATACCCCATCTGTGGAGGCTCTTGGCAATCTTGTAGCAAGAATACAAGCTAGTGGAGCTGACATAGTGAAGATTGCAACCACTTCCCTGGATATAACAGATGTAGCACGCACTTTTCAAATAACCGTTCATTCTCAA GTTCCGTTTATAGGACTTGTACTGGGCGAGAGGGGTTTGATTTCACGGATACTTTCTGCAAAATTTGGCGGTTATCTTACTTATGGTACGTTGGAGTCTGGAATAGTTTCTGCTCCTACTCAACCTACAGTCAAGGATCTATTACATTTATACAATTTCAGACAGATAGGGCCCGACACAAAAGTGTTTGGCGTCATCAGCAAGCCTGTCAGTCACAGCAAATCACCAAAGTTGTACAATGAAGTATTCAACTCAGTCGGTTTCAACGGTGTTTATGCACATTTGTTGGTAGATGATATTGCAAAATTTTTCCAGACATACTCATGCATGGATTTTGCTGGATTCAG CGTTGGTATTCCTCACAAGGAAGCTGCAGTTAAGTGCTGTGATGAGGTTGATCCAGTTGCAAAG TCAATCGGAGCTATTAACTGCATTATAAGGAGACCAACTGACGGGAAGCTATATGGATTCAATACGGACTATGTTGGTGCTATTTCTGCCATTGAGGAAGGACTGAAAG GTTCGCCTAATGCTGGCAGTGTAACTGGTTCCCCTTTAGCTGGTAGGCTGTTTGTTGTCATCGGTGCTGGTGGTGCAAGCAAGGCACTTGCTTATGGTGCAAAGCAGAAGGGAGCAAGGATTCTAATTGCCAATCGCACATATG ATCGAGCCAGAGAACTTGCAGACACCGTCGGTGGTGACGCGGTATCTCTTGCTGATCTAGGCAATATCCCTCCAGAGGATGGCATGATTCTTGCAAACACAACATCGATTGGAATGCAACCGAACGTTGGCGACACACCCCTTTCCAAG CATGCTCTGAAATATTATTCATTGGTTTTCGATGCCATTTACACCCCAAAAATGACGAGACTGTTGAGGGAAGCAGAAGAATGTGGTGTCACAATTGTGAGTGGGTTGGAGATGTTCATTGGACAGGCATATGAACAGTTTGAGAAGTTCACTGGATTGCCAG CTCCAAAGAAACTATTTAGAAAAGTCATGGAAAATCACTCCTGA
- the LOC137734700 gene encoding bifunctional 3-dehydroquinate dehydratase/shikimate dehydrogenase, chloroplastic-like isoform X1: MDSPQNVLLASDGLQVGVDGVRRSSTVICAPIMAESVDKMVIDMGKAKALGADLVEVRLDHLKDFNCNEDLKILIKESPLPTLVTYRPKWEGGQYDGDEKYRLDALRLAMELGADFIDVELQVAHEFIDSIYGKKPEKFKVIVSSHNYQETPSVEALGNLVAKIQATGADIVKIATSALDITDVARIFHVTVHSQVSSVPTIGLVMGEKGLISRILCAKFGGFLTFGSLDSGIVSAPGQPTIKNILHLYNFRQIGPDTKVFGIIGKPVSHSKSPMLYNEAFKSVCFNGVYVHLLVDDIAKFLHTYSSKDFAGFSVTIPHKEAALECCDEVDPVAKAIGAINCIIRRPTDGKLFGFNTDYVGAISAIEDGLKGSHNSVSLTGSPLAGRLFVVIGAGGAGKALAYGAKQKGARIAIANRTYDRARELADTIGGDALSLADLDNFHPEDGMILANTTSIGMQPKVDETPISKHALRSYSLVFDAVYTPKMTRLLKDAKESGAIVVSGLEMFIGQAYEQFERFTGLPAPVELFRRVMDGSS; this comes from the exons ATGGATTCTCCCCAAAACGTTTTG cTTGCTTCTGATGGCCTGCAAGTGGGAGTTGACGGCGTGAGGAGGAGTTCGACCGTCATTTGTGCTCCGATAATGGCGGAATCCGTCGATAAAATGGTGATTGATATGGGCAAGGCCAAAGCCCTTGGTGCTGACCTTGTGGAGGTTAGGTTGGATCATTTAAAAGACTTCAATTGCAATGAAGATCTCAAGATCCTTATTAAAGAATCCCCTTTGCCAACACTTGTCACGTATAG ACCAAAGTGGGAAGGTGGTCAGTATGATGGTGATGAAAAATATCGACTGGATGCACTTCGATTAGCAATGGAGCTCGGTGCTGATTTCATTGATGTTGAGCTTCAG GTTGCTCATGAATTCATTGACTCCATATATGGGAAGAAGCCTGAAAAGTTTAAAGTTATTGTCTCTTCTCACAACTATCAAGAAACTCCATCAGTTGAGGCTCTTGGAAATCTTGTTGCAAAAATACAAGCCACTGGAGCTGACATAGTTAAGATTGCAACCAGTGCTTTGGATATCACGGATGTAGCACGCATTTTTCACGTAACTGTGCATTCTCAAGTAAGCAGT GTCCCGACGATAGGACTTGTAATGGGTGAGAAGGGGTTGATTTCACGGATCCTTTGCGCAAAATTTGGTGGTTTTCTTACTTTTGGTTCGCTTGACTCAGGAATTGTTTCAGCTCCTGGTCAACCAACTATCAAGAATATTTTACATCTATACAATTTTAGGCAAATAGGGCCTGACACAAAAGTGTTTGGCATTATTGGGAAGCCTGTCAGCCACAGCAAATCACCTATGTTGTACAACGAAGCATTCAAGTCAGTATGTTTCAATGGAGTTTATGTACATTTGTTGGTAGATGACATTGCAAAGTTTCTCCATACTTACTCCTCAAAGGATTTTGCTGGTTTCAG CGTTACAATTCCGCACAAGGAAGCTGCACTTGAGTGTTGTGATGAAGTTGATCCAGTTGCAAAG GCCATAGGAGCTATTAATTGTATCATACGGAGACCAACTGATGGGAAGTTATTTGGATTCAATACGGACTATGTAGGGGCTATCTCAGCTATTGAAGACGGACTGAAAG GTTCACATAATAGTGTCAGTTTAACTGGTTCACCTTTAGCTGGTAGGCTGTTTGTTGTTATTGGTGCTGGAGGTGCTGGAAAGGCACTTGCTTATGGTGCAAAACAGAAGGGCGCAAGGATTGCAATTGCCAATCGCACTTATG atCGAGCCAGAGAACTTGCAGACACAATTGGAGGGGATGCTTTGTCTCTTGCTGATTTAGATAATTTCCACCCAGAGGATGGCATGATTCTTGCAAATACAACATCTATTGGCATGCAACCAAAAGTTGATGAGACACCAATTTCTAAG CATGCTCTGAGATCTTACTCGTTGGTTTTTGATGCCGTCTACACCCCCAAAATGACCCGACTCTTGAAAGATGCAAAAGAGTCCGGGGCCATAGTTGTTAGTGGGTTGGAGATGTTCATTGGACAGGCATATGAACAGTTTGAGAGGTTCACTGGGTTGCCTG CCCCAGTGGAACTCTTTCGGAGAGTAATGGATGGTAGCTCTTGA
- the LOC137734700 gene encoding bifunctional 3-dehydroquinate dehydratase/shikimate dehydrogenase, chloroplastic-like isoform X2 — MDSPQNVLLASDGLQVGVDGVRRSSTVICAPIMAESVDKMVIDMGKAKALGADLVEVRLDHLKDFNCNEDLKILIKESPLPTLVTYRPKWEGGQYDGDEKYRLDALRLAMELGADFIDVELQVAHEFIDSIYGKKPEKFKVIVSSHNYQETPSVEALGNLVAKIQATGADIVKIATSALDITDVARIFHVTVHSQVPTIGLVMGEKGLISRILCAKFGGFLTFGSLDSGIVSAPGQPTIKNILHLYNFRQIGPDTKVFGIIGKPVSHSKSPMLYNEAFKSVCFNGVYVHLLVDDIAKFLHTYSSKDFAGFSVTIPHKEAALECCDEVDPVAKAIGAINCIIRRPTDGKLFGFNTDYVGAISAIEDGLKGSHNSVSLTGSPLAGRLFVVIGAGGAGKALAYGAKQKGARIAIANRTYDRARELADTIGGDALSLADLDNFHPEDGMILANTTSIGMQPKVDETPISKHALRSYSLVFDAVYTPKMTRLLKDAKESGAIVVSGLEMFIGQAYEQFERFTGLPAPVELFRRVMDGSS; from the exons ATGGATTCTCCCCAAAACGTTTTG cTTGCTTCTGATGGCCTGCAAGTGGGAGTTGACGGCGTGAGGAGGAGTTCGACCGTCATTTGTGCTCCGATAATGGCGGAATCCGTCGATAAAATGGTGATTGATATGGGCAAGGCCAAAGCCCTTGGTGCTGACCTTGTGGAGGTTAGGTTGGATCATTTAAAAGACTTCAATTGCAATGAAGATCTCAAGATCCTTATTAAAGAATCCCCTTTGCCAACACTTGTCACGTATAG ACCAAAGTGGGAAGGTGGTCAGTATGATGGTGATGAAAAATATCGACTGGATGCACTTCGATTAGCAATGGAGCTCGGTGCTGATTTCATTGATGTTGAGCTTCAG GTTGCTCATGAATTCATTGACTCCATATATGGGAAGAAGCCTGAAAAGTTTAAAGTTATTGTCTCTTCTCACAACTATCAAGAAACTCCATCAGTTGAGGCTCTTGGAAATCTTGTTGCAAAAATACAAGCCACTGGAGCTGACATAGTTAAGATTGCAACCAGTGCTTTGGATATCACGGATGTAGCACGCATTTTTCACGTAACTGTGCATTCTCAA GTCCCGACGATAGGACTTGTAATGGGTGAGAAGGGGTTGATTTCACGGATCCTTTGCGCAAAATTTGGTGGTTTTCTTACTTTTGGTTCGCTTGACTCAGGAATTGTTTCAGCTCCTGGTCAACCAACTATCAAGAATATTTTACATCTATACAATTTTAGGCAAATAGGGCCTGACACAAAAGTGTTTGGCATTATTGGGAAGCCTGTCAGCCACAGCAAATCACCTATGTTGTACAACGAAGCATTCAAGTCAGTATGTTTCAATGGAGTTTATGTACATTTGTTGGTAGATGACATTGCAAAGTTTCTCCATACTTACTCCTCAAAGGATTTTGCTGGTTTCAG CGTTACAATTCCGCACAAGGAAGCTGCACTTGAGTGTTGTGATGAAGTTGATCCAGTTGCAAAG GCCATAGGAGCTATTAATTGTATCATACGGAGACCAACTGATGGGAAGTTATTTGGATTCAATACGGACTATGTAGGGGCTATCTCAGCTATTGAAGACGGACTGAAAG GTTCACATAATAGTGTCAGTTTAACTGGTTCACCTTTAGCTGGTAGGCTGTTTGTTGTTATTGGTGCTGGAGGTGCTGGAAAGGCACTTGCTTATGGTGCAAAACAGAAGGGCGCAAGGATTGCAATTGCCAATCGCACTTATG atCGAGCCAGAGAACTTGCAGACACAATTGGAGGGGATGCTTTGTCTCTTGCTGATTTAGATAATTTCCACCCAGAGGATGGCATGATTCTTGCAAATACAACATCTATTGGCATGCAACCAAAAGTTGATGAGACACCAATTTCTAAG CATGCTCTGAGATCTTACTCGTTGGTTTTTGATGCCGTCTACACCCCCAAAATGACCCGACTCTTGAAAGATGCAAAAGAGTCCGGGGCCATAGTTGTTAGTGGGTTGGAGATGTTCATTGGACAGGCATATGAACAGTTTGAGAGGTTCACTGGGTTGCCTG CCCCAGTGGAACTCTTTCGGAGAGTAATGGATGGTAGCTCTTGA
- the LOC137734700 gene encoding bifunctional 3-dehydroquinate dehydratase/shikimate dehydrogenase, chloroplastic-like isoform X3, whose amino-acid sequence MDSPQNVLLASDGLQVGVDGVRRSSTVICAPIMAESVDKMVIDMGKAKALGADLVEVRLDHLKDFNCNEDLKILIKESPLPTLVTYRPKWEGGQYDGDEKYRLDALRLAMELGADFIDVELQVPTIGLVMGEKGLISRILCAKFGGFLTFGSLDSGIVSAPGQPTIKNILHLYNFRQIGPDTKVFGIIGKPVSHSKSPMLYNEAFKSVCFNGVYVHLLVDDIAKFLHTYSSKDFAGFSVTIPHKEAALECCDEVDPVAKAIGAINCIIRRPTDGKLFGFNTDYVGAISAIEDGLKGSHNSVSLTGSPLAGRLFVVIGAGGAGKALAYGAKQKGARIAIANRTYDRARELADTIGGDALSLADLDNFHPEDGMILANTTSIGMQPKVDETPISKHALRSYSLVFDAVYTPKMTRLLKDAKESGAIVVSGLEMFIGQAYEQFERFTGLPAPVELFRRVMDGSS is encoded by the exons ATGGATTCTCCCCAAAACGTTTTG cTTGCTTCTGATGGCCTGCAAGTGGGAGTTGACGGCGTGAGGAGGAGTTCGACCGTCATTTGTGCTCCGATAATGGCGGAATCCGTCGATAAAATGGTGATTGATATGGGCAAGGCCAAAGCCCTTGGTGCTGACCTTGTGGAGGTTAGGTTGGATCATTTAAAAGACTTCAATTGCAATGAAGATCTCAAGATCCTTATTAAAGAATCCCCTTTGCCAACACTTGTCACGTATAG ACCAAAGTGGGAAGGTGGTCAGTATGATGGTGATGAAAAATATCGACTGGATGCACTTCGATTAGCAATGGAGCTCGGTGCTGATTTCATTGATGTTGAGCTTCAG GTCCCGACGATAGGACTTGTAATGGGTGAGAAGGGGTTGATTTCACGGATCCTTTGCGCAAAATTTGGTGGTTTTCTTACTTTTGGTTCGCTTGACTCAGGAATTGTTTCAGCTCCTGGTCAACCAACTATCAAGAATATTTTACATCTATACAATTTTAGGCAAATAGGGCCTGACACAAAAGTGTTTGGCATTATTGGGAAGCCTGTCAGCCACAGCAAATCACCTATGTTGTACAACGAAGCATTCAAGTCAGTATGTTTCAATGGAGTTTATGTACATTTGTTGGTAGATGACATTGCAAAGTTTCTCCATACTTACTCCTCAAAGGATTTTGCTGGTTTCAG CGTTACAATTCCGCACAAGGAAGCTGCACTTGAGTGTTGTGATGAAGTTGATCCAGTTGCAAAG GCCATAGGAGCTATTAATTGTATCATACGGAGACCAACTGATGGGAAGTTATTTGGATTCAATACGGACTATGTAGGGGCTATCTCAGCTATTGAAGACGGACTGAAAG GTTCACATAATAGTGTCAGTTTAACTGGTTCACCTTTAGCTGGTAGGCTGTTTGTTGTTATTGGTGCTGGAGGTGCTGGAAAGGCACTTGCTTATGGTGCAAAACAGAAGGGCGCAAGGATTGCAATTGCCAATCGCACTTATG atCGAGCCAGAGAACTTGCAGACACAATTGGAGGGGATGCTTTGTCTCTTGCTGATTTAGATAATTTCCACCCAGAGGATGGCATGATTCTTGCAAATACAACATCTATTGGCATGCAACCAAAAGTTGATGAGACACCAATTTCTAAG CATGCTCTGAGATCTTACTCGTTGGTTTTTGATGCCGTCTACACCCCCAAAATGACCCGACTCTTGAAAGATGCAAAAGAGTCCGGGGCCATAGTTGTTAGTGGGTTGGAGATGTTCATTGGACAGGCATATGAACAGTTTGAGAGGTTCACTGGGTTGCCTG CCCCAGTGGAACTCTTTCGGAGAGTAATGGATGGTAGCTCTTGA